In Biomphalaria glabrata chromosome 8, xgBioGlab47.1, whole genome shotgun sequence, the genomic window TGAATATAAACTTAGCAAGTTGCAAAATACCATAAAATctgtttttctagtttttgagatctaaacatgaCAGTCAGATGGTCATactaccacacaaaactaatagcagctcTTCCATTTTTGTAAGCcagtaataataaggcttgtcttaagagtccgaagattagcgaggaatgcagtatttcccgtggctacacagccccagctgtgtcctacatactttgccacatccagggcaagatagtaaaatatgtctataaacaacttatataaatgtttattcaCAAACCTTCTATTTACTCAACTCTCCTTGGCAACTTTGACTTTGTTAGGTCAACATATGAAggggccttaaaaaaaaacaatttacaacTCATGTTAAAATGTCATTGCATAATTTTATTCAAACACTTATATTAGAGCTATTGTTaactttacaaatatattatagtTACTGTTgctgtgtgttttatataggttgcaccaaacggtgtttgggagtaacatcctttgtaactgttgttgtcaccaatatggcgttagattaaacagctgatttcatgtcttataagttatatccagagtcttgttattatttgttcataataatcaacatggtggcagcggtaacaagaactatatttagatttatatcagTGATATGAAtctagttaaatttaaaaaaaaaaaatggatctaaagtgtagatctagaatctagtagattcCAGAGTCTCAGTCTAGaatattattgaatatatattGAGAGGCTCGGGGTTATTCAGTTACGGTAAATATACTATAGTGAAGTTTTCGTGGAAGATGGCAGAAGGTCTACTTAAACCACCAACAGAAGGTAATGTCAGTGAAAACTTTCGCCAATGAAGAAGACAAGTGGAACTGTTACTGTTAGCAATAGGAgctgaaaaaaaactaaaatcagacaAAAAGCAATAATACTACATTGTGCTGGACCTCAGGCCCAAGAGATTTGTGAGCAGTTGCAGCATGATGAGAATGAAGACGTAAATGACCCGCACATATTACTAAAGAAATTACACGACTATTACAACCCCAGAAAAAATGAAGTTCTGGAAAGTTTCAGATTTTGGAACATAGAAAAGGTGTCATCTTGTGATGTGTTCATTACACAGCTTAGAGCTCAggctgaaaaatgtaattttaaagaaaaggatAGAATGATTAGAGACAAGATTATATTCGCTGTGGAGAAAAGATTGCAGGAGAGATTACTGAATCACGATGATCTTACCTTGAAGAAGTGCATAGAGATATGCCAAACATACAAGCAAACTGCAAAAGGATTGGCAGAGATAAATAAGGAAACTGTTGtgaagatagataagatagaacaGAAGAAAAATGACAACAGAAACAAATTAATAGATTGCTGGTTTTGTGGAGGCAGACATGCAGTGAACAGAACAGCATGCCCAGCTTGGGGAAAAAATTGCAATAAATGCAAAGGCAAAAATCATTTTGCAGTTAAGTGTAAGACtaagaataaaatacatatgCATAATGCAATGGATGAATTTGACCAAGAGGAACAATTAAACTCAATTAATGTGTTAAACATAAATAGGGTCAGAATGACAGCACTATTCATAATAGTCAACAAATAAGATTTCAACTGGACACAGGAGCAGATGTTAACATTATATGTAAGAAATACGTTAAAAAGACACAAATTAAGAAGAGTGTTCAAACATTAACAATATGAAATAATTCCAAATTAAAAACCAAGGGCACTGctaacttaataataacaaatcctaaaaacaaaaagaattatttgttAACATTCACAGTTGTAGAGAACCACTATCAATTCTTATTAGGCCGTAAAACATGCCAAAGTTTAAGTCTGATCACATTAAATGAAGATAGATTCATATCACAAGTAAACACAATGGATTGTCATCTGGGAGATTTAGGTGAAACATCATTAACTATCAATGAGAACATAGCTCCGGTGGTATCACCTTGTCGTAATATACCATTTGCATTTCAAAAGAAAGTGGAAGCATAAATAGAGACATTagtaaaaaggaaaatataaatTCCTGTAAATGAACCTACAGATTGGGTCAGCCAGATGGCTGTGGTTCAAAAGCCAAATGGGGATTTAAGGATCTGCATTGAACCAAGACATCTAAACACTgctttaaaaagagaacatttTAAGTTACCAACTATGGAAGCTGTAATGCCACAGTTcctaaatgctaaaatattttctaaattggACATAAAGGAGGCTTACTGGCATGTACGTCTAGATGAAAAGTCTAGTCTACTAACAACCATGATCACACCATATGGGCGATACAGATGGTCAAGACTTCCTTTTGGACTAAGTGTAAGTGGAGAAATATTCCAGAAGAAGTTAACAGAAGCATTGTTAGGATTAGAAGGATGCATTAATGTGGCTGATGATATCGTGATTGTGGGATGTGGTCAGTccaaagaagaagcagaaaaagATCACTCTGACAAACTGAAGAGATTAAGAGAAACGcattaaatcaaatgaaacgAAAACAGTATAGAAACAAGATCAGATAAGTTTCATGGGACACTGCATTAGTGCACAAGTCATAAagcctgacacaaagaagatcaaAGCTATTCTGGAAATGAAGAAACCAGAAAATAGCCAGGAAGCAAGAAAATTATGTGGAATGGTGCAgtatttgtcaaaatttttgaaCAATCTAGCCGAAGTGTCTCAACCATTAAGAGAACTAACAAAGATAGATTGCAATTTTAGATGGACTGAAAAATGTGAAGAGTCATTGAACAAGATAAAAACAATGATTACCAATACTCCAGTCTTTATATTCTACAACCCTGACAAGAAACTGGAAATACAAGTGGACAGTAGTCAACATGGACTTGGAGCTGTACTAATGCAAGAAGGACAACCAATAGATTTTGCCTCTAGAGCATTGAAACCAACTGAAAAACGGTGGGCTCAGATTGAAAAAGAACTACTTGCCGTGGTTTTTGGGCTAGAAAGATTTAATCAATATACATTTGGAAGACATGTCTTAATAATAAATGATCATAAGCCACTTGCAAACATCTTAAGGAAGACTCTAAACCAGGCTCCAAGAAGATTACAAAACTTGATGTTAAGGAGCAATTGTTATGATTTCTCATTTCAGTGGGTAGAAGGAAACAGTTTACACATTGCTGACACATTATCACGACTGTGCAATCAAGAGGAGAAGCGAGATGAAGTGTTTAACGTATGTGGACAAGTTGTGGACATAGCGGATCCATTAttagaaagaataaaacaagaaacagacatagatgacacattaaataaattatcaaaGCAAATTATGAATGGATGGCctcaaagaaaacaagatttagACAACATGATAAGACCATATTTAAATTTTGCTGATACTTTGGGACTTAGTAATGGAGTAATTTTGGAAAGGAGAAAGAATAGTCATACCTTTCAGTATGCgtcaagaaatgaagaaaaacctGCACACAGCACACATTGCATATGATGGAATGATGAGGAGGGCCTGACAGACGATATTCTGGCCAGGCATGGCTGATGAAATAAAGCAGATGGCAGAGACATGCACTGCTTGTCAAGAAAGAAAACATATGAACCAGAGAGAAACACTTATACAACATGATGAAGGAAATGTTCCATGGGAAAAAGTTGGAGCTGACCTGATGGAAGTGGATGGAAGACAGtatctaattaactaattttactGAGTATGATTATctttcaacaacaacatcacaagatgtgattagaaaattaaaaggACAATTTGCTCGTTTTGGTGCTCCAAAAATGTTAATAACAGATGGAGGTCCACGATTTAGTTCAAATGAGTTTTTGAGATTCACAAGGCGATGGAACATCAATCACATCAGATCAGATCCTGGTTATCCGAGAACAAATGGGAAGGCGGAAGCTGCTGTAaagataatgaagaatttaatactgaaaacTAAACATAATGGTGATGATCCATATGAAGCTTTACTGGAACTCAGAAATACACCTCGGCAATGTACTGGATATAGCCCAGCTGAAATGTGCCTCAAAAGAAGTCCTCGGACATTGATTCCCAGCACTTCAAAGTGTTTAAGTGAACATGTTGTAgctgagaagaaagagaattataaacgacaagtaaaaagacaatatgatAAGCAAGCTTGGGATTTACAAAAACTCCATCTAGGGCAAACTATTTATTACCAAAACCCAGGTCAAACAGGATGGTATCCTGGAATGATCAGGGAACATCCATCTCCAAGATCTTATaagatcaagggagataatggaGGACTCTACATACGCAACAGATTTCATATTAGGCCAAGtaaaactattttgaaagaCACTGACACTGATGTCTATGATGGGAATGtcttggatgatgatgatgataatgaaagGCCAGATTTCTCTGATAACTGTTCTCAACATGCATCACAGTCTGAAGTAGTTTCTCATGTACCAGACAATAATTGCGATAGAAATATGCCAGCAAGAACTAGCACTCGAGAAACAAATAGACATGTGTGGCATAGAGATTATGACATGTACTAAgaatttttatgacaatattaatatgcatgttgaaatatttattctatatgtgtcacactctcaattgaaatttatttttttagttgttataatatttataaaatatgatgagttattaatgtttgttattttaattgcaaatatttctaatatgtattttgttagctatagaaagggaaggatgttgatgtgtgttttatataggttgcaccaatcagtgtttgggagtaacatcccttgtaactgttgttgtcaaccaatatggcgttagattaaacagctgatttcaaGTCTTATAAGTTGTCGCCGCCTGGTTTTAGTTGTAGGCGTGACGACGTGCCTGTGTCCGTGTGTTGTAGGTATTGTTCCTTAAGTAGATACTTTCTGATGCGCACTATATTTGCAGGTGCGTGAGTATACTAGCGTACTGAACTCTTCAAGCACAAACGTTCCGAAACATTAATAAACGCTCTTGTAGCAGACGATAAttttattatacatataaaatatgaatcACAAAAGttactggcgacttcagccgtcacaaaatataaaccaataaatactggctgctcatgccatatagaataagtaatcacatcaatgaaatgttcacaATACAAGTCCGAAGAAATCTCTCAAGTTAACATAAGatcaaattcattaaggtacatattacagacagagaaaatcgtacatccactctctgctggagttctccACTAACTGCCTAACATTGACCCTTATttcagagtcctttaacttattcgCATAACCTCCTGCTTGCCCGCACGGAAtattacaataggtgactgagtgtcacttcatgtcacagaggttctaaaactggactgtgacatacgccccacactccaaaaaagatttttgaccaaaaatctttgacaaGTATATTTTACATCAATAtcactgtacaaatatatatctgAAAAAAATTTGTACATGCAATCACATgctaatcaatataaaaaaggaaaaaattatataagtTATACCACATCCAATGTTTTACTATAATTGTAGATGCACAACATTATCAATGTGTATCATTTGACACACTGAGTAAATGTACTCAAAAtgattacagaaaaaaattaatgtttatttacaattgtgatgtgctgtgtcaaaatattattctaagttttgccatcatcaagaaaaataaaaaaaaattagagacatgtcaatccagttcaaggttgaccttgcataagactactataaatagtctgagtgtagtattgaagtacaatagtaaacaaatttccatgtttataaacattcattgtagtattcaggtatgtaaaaaattttagacaatatttacatctgtgagttgttatgaaaaaaaatttaggtcaacagttcaagtagttcactgttgtttacatctcattgtttacattgctgTGCATGATCAGTAATAAAgtacaatatatacacacaaaataaacacatctggtatttgtcatattacaagttgacaataaaacacaatgagcaaatagatgatctgttattgatcataagcataaatgtcatcatgacccaaaagaaaagtgtaacaataaagtgtcatgacctatttgaaaaatgtgtagaatgttAATTTGACTTAGTTGACTACTACTACTTGTTTCTAAGTGATTTGTACTGCTTATTTACTCTATCAGAATGTCCTGGCTGATGTGTTTAATGTCATTATTATCACTTGCTTCATTTTCATGTATTATGTATCTGGATAAAAAGTCAGCTATTACATTTTCATGTCCTGGAATGCTTTGTAAGTCAAATTTGTAATCTGAGAGAATGAGTGTCCATCTGTTTATCCTGTCATTTTTTagctcttttctttttagtgccAGTAATGGTTTATGATCACACTTAATGCTGAAAAATCTTCCTAACAAGTAATTCTTGAGTTTTACAACTGACCATACAAtggctaataattctttttcaatcactgagtattttctttctgtttcagaTAGTGTTCTACTGATGTGTACTATTGGCTTAAAAAATGACTCTCTTTGCTGTAGTAAGCATGCCCCAATACCAGTGTTGGAGGCATCAGTGTATAGTGATATTGTTGATGTTGGGTCAATACTGGCTAATTCTAGTTTCtcattaaatttatcttttaagtTGCTTAATGCTAGTCTACTTTTTTCATCcatacaaattgtgtttccATGCTTCTTTTTAGTAAATTCAACAAGGGGTTCAATTATCTGTGCATAATTTGGAATGAactttctataaaagttgcaaAGTCCTAATAATGATCTCATGTCTTTCTTAGTCCTaggttcttttatgtttttaatctttgttaggTTTGTTTCAGTGGGTGTGATTTTGTCATTGGTAATGCAATATCCTAAGAATTGGATTTCAGGCTTGGCTAGGTTTAATTTCTTGGGGGCTAATGTCATGTTGTGTGTTCTTAGTCTTGAGAATATTTGCTCTAGTACATGAATGTGTTCCTGTTGTGAGTTGGAGAAAACACAAATGTCATCTACATAAGACAATACATTATTTATGCCttctaataattttgacatgcaTTTCTGAAATGTGGCTGTACTATTTATTAAGCCGAATGGCATGACATTCCAGACATAGATACCTTCTAGGCCTGGCATAGTGCATTTGAATGCAGTATATTCCTTAGAGTCAGGGTCCATTTTAATCTGCCAGAGGCCTCTGTTTAAGTCCATTGTTGTGAATAGGGATGATTTACTTAAAGTTGTAATTATACTGTCAGTGTCTGGTAGGGGTTCTGGGTCTATGATTGTGCATTTGTTTATTTCTCTAAAGTCACAGCAGATTCTTACTccactgtctttcttttttacaatgacCATGGGTGATGcatatttacatgtttc contains:
- the LOC129927858 gene encoding uncharacterized protein LOC129927858; translated protein: MLITDGGPRFSSNEFLRFTRRWNINHIRSDPGYPRTNGKAEAAVKIMKNLILKTKHNGDDPYEALLELRNTPRQCTGYSPAEMCLKRSPRTLIPSTSKCLSEHVVAEKKENYKRQVKRQYDKQAWDLQKLHLGQTIYYQNPGQTGWYPGMIREHPSPRSYKIKGDNGGLYIRNRFHIRPSKTILKDTDTDVYDGNVLDDDDDNERPDFSDNCSQHASQSEVVSHVPDNNCDRNMPARTSTRETNRHVWHRDYDMY